In a genomic window of bacterium:
- a CDS encoding DUF362 domain-containing protein — MKTNRRQFLKLFPGLPVFAGNAFAAQRDIDKAKERFDPGQKLIRDALKYAEQHKAENTPPVLREEILDNPDAVFIIKTNVAGTYDEKNKLPAMLEEFQRAGYDVSQLMFRKGANKGGTTYIKPNFVGGFNAAERSINNSASTHPGFVCGFADGLKELGNTNIVVGANGAASHENFVQSGVCELLDQHGVFFIEAKYKSWHEYEKSEVTWIDYPEGNIMLKVPFISLIKQKDTTLINMAKTRVNTCCFTTLCIKNHQGMMPVGYMHICNTWGDGDYGRGEWGAGGTWTLKNAMDIQPKNKIFNPNYQKHVELQYIRHAIMGYKHWDITDDAKKYFAAGGYDAYKRGEYKPGPFLFWEEQWDQRIMDVISNSNPYINMVEGIAGEQDGALRLNNFVTISRNMVACDSVTAWLMGHDPRELPYLRTTHERGFGENDIDKIPLYELSNKGVEKIDYRTLARARMGAPVYGMKPLRFF; from the coding sequence ATGAAAACCAATCGCCGTCAATTTCTCAAGCTCTTCCCCGGCCTGCCGGTTTTCGCCGGTAACGCCTTTGCAGCTCAACGGGATATCGACAAGGCAAAGGAACGGTTCGATCCCGGGCAGAAACTTATCCGCGACGCCCTTAAATATGCGGAACAGCACAAGGCGGAAAACACACCTCCCGTACTCCGTGAAGAGATTCTGGATAATCCGGACGCGGTATTCATCATCAAGACCAATGTCGCCGGAACCTACGACGAAAAAAACAAGCTGCCGGCGATGCTGGAGGAGTTCCAGCGCGCGGGATACGATGTGTCGCAGCTCATGTTCCGTAAAGGAGCAAATAAAGGCGGTACAACCTATATCAAGCCGAATTTCGTGGGCGGATTCAATGCTGCAGAGCGGAGCATCAATAACAGCGCATCCACCCACCCCGGCTTTGTCTGCGGTTTTGCCGACGGGCTTAAGGAACTGGGCAACACTAACATCGTGGTGGGCGCGAACGGCGCGGCGTCCCACGAAAATTTCGTGCAGTCCGGCGTATGCGAACTCCTCGACCAGCACGGGGTGTTCTTTATCGAGGCGAAATACAAGTCATGGCACGAATATGAGAAATCCGAGGTGACCTGGATCGACTATCCTGAGGGGAACATCATGTTGAAAGTTCCCTTCATCAGCCTCATCAAGCAGAAGGACACCACGCTCATCAACATGGCCAAGACCCGGGTCAACACCTGCTGCTTTACCACCCTGTGCATCAAGAATCACCAGGGGATGATGCCGGTCGGATACATGCATATCTGCAATACCTGGGGCGATGGCGATTACGGCAGGGGAGAATGGGGCGCCGGCGGGACATGGACATTGAAGAACGCCATGGATATCCAGCCGAAAAATAAGATTTTCAATCCCAACTACCAGAAGCATGTGGAACTGCAATACATCCGGCATGCCATTATGGGGTACAAACACTGGGATATCACCGATGACGCGAAGAAATACTTTGCCGCGGGCGGTTACGATGCCTACAAACGCGGGGAGTATAAACCCGGCCCGTTTCTCTTCTGGGAGGAACAATGGGATCAGCGGATCATGGATGTCATCAGCAACTCAAATCCCTATATCAATATGGTTGAGGGTATCGCCGGTGAGCAGGACGGCGCGCTCCGGCTCAATAACTTCGTAACCATCTCGCGAAACATGGTGGCGTGCGATTCGGTTACCGCATGGTTAATGGGGCATGACCCCCGTGAACTTCCCTATCTCCGAACCACTCACGAGCGGGGTTTCGGCGAGAACGATATCGATAAGATTCCCCTTTATGAACTCTCAAATAAGGGTGTGGAAAAGATCGATTACCGCACACTTGCCCGGGCGCGTATGGGGGCTCCGGTATATGGAATG